The following is a genomic window from Thunnus maccoyii chromosome 13, fThuMac1.1, whole genome shotgun sequence.
CCAGCTGAGGCtcttctgtgtggagtttgcatgttcttcCTGTACCTGCGTGGGTTCTCTCTGGCTATCCtggcttcctcccacagaccaaaaacatgcagattaGGTTAAACTCTAATTCTAAATTGCataggtatatatatatatatatatactatattacATACTACATGTGAGCCCTTTGATTGACCAGTGATCTGTCCAGGGTGTACCCCGCCTCTCAtccaatgtcagctgagattggctccagctccataaagaaaatggatggatggatggatggatgagggAATGCAAGAAATACATATATCTCTGAAACTCTTCGttaatttatgtaaaataatgaaattaataatcAGATATATTGTATCCATTATAGTGTAATCTCTCTTTGGGCTATgatgacagtttttaaaaaggtctGTTCATTTTAACCTCAATAATTAAGCCTCTTTTCTAAGAAAACTGTGGAAGCCAATATATTATGGGATTGTGGGTGCTCTGCATGCAGTTGGCATATGCTCCCCTCAAAAGGAGGAGAGCATCCTCAATTCTAACTCTACTTTCATGTGATACTTGTGCAAAATGGCACTGCAATAACCGTTTGCGTTTGCGTTAACGTTTTGCTAGATTAGCATTTCAGTGTGCACATGCCTGAAGACTAGCTCCACTGCTAGAAACCTAGtctcattttaaatataaatcatgTCGTAAAACGAAGCTgtcatattaatatttcatttaaaatgtatagctgtcacatgcatatacagtaggtggagcagagcaggaTACATCAGCACTACGAGACTGTATGAAACACACATGGGCTCTTTTATAAATAGCAGTAAAGTAATGATGAAAGGATCCTTGATCCTAAACTGTTAAAGAGTTTGCAgacatcacaaaacaaaacaagcaatttgcaGATGCTACCTTGGGCTTTATTAAACTGTGACAGgaaattttctgtatttaaaaaaaaacaacctttaatAGACaaattaatcgagaaaataattggcagattaatttaTAATTCAATTAATTGATAGTCGCAGCCCTAATCACATTTTAtcttgaaaaatacaaaacacatatttttcttaatcatttGTTCTGTTACATTAAGCTCATCTTTATCAATCACACAACTGTGATTTTTCATCTACATGTACCAGCTCTTAGTCCAAACTAGAGACATCAGCAGAAACTCAAAAACACCTGAAATTTGGTTGCATTTATACAGCACCTTTGTTTTGACTGCACATGTAATTGCTTGACTCACTAACAGTACCATGTATACAAAATCAGACTTTGTATCTCTAACCACAAGAGGGGGATGTTGACTATTTTATGTTCCATGTGAGCAATGTTGCACTACATAGCACACTGCCTCACACAGGCCAGATTATACACAGTACAGTTTAAAAGACATGCCTTCTTACTCAGGCTGAGGTGATGATCTGATGAGATTGACTTTTACATGTGGAACTTAATTTGGCATTTATACTTATGGTGTGATATGAACAAGCCATCCCTTTTTTTCAAATTACGGATTTGTCCAGATTTTTGTGGAAATAACTTTATAAATATCTAATATGATAATTactcttcatttattttctctttgaggCTGTGAAGTGTTGCAGGCTCTGCCTGCACTATGGCTATCACCCAGTGAGAGTGTATTGCTCTAATCAAGCTCAAAACCTAGTAGTGTGCATTTATCCTTTGTTTGACTTGTCAGACAATTAAGCCAGATGCACACATTAAATCATAGGGTGATTTCCACTTACTTAATAATGTCAGAGGACATAATCGTAGTAATGGTAGCCTGGCCCTGACAGACATCTTAATTGGGGGGCAGTTAAGGGAgcaaaatattgtttaaatgacatttaaaggaTGGAAGAAGGGAAGGCATTGAGGAAATACAAAGCAATAGAAAGATTCCACACAAGATATTTAATCCCATGATTACTATACTCTGCCCACTGCTCCATCCAAACACTTACTGAGGATAACTGATGAGACGCATTCTTGATCAATTCATCCTATTTATGTTTTGCAGTTATGGAATTCTTTAAGAATaagaaatactttattaatcctgAGGGAAATTTAAGTGTCAGAACAGCACCATCCAgccacatcacacacaacagtagaataaaataaaatagttcaatagtaaaatagaaaagtttattattatacattgtgCAGTAATTATATAAACatagtatataataaaatgagagtAGTGaaataggttaaaaaaaaaaagttgttatcCATTGTGCAATGATTATATACATAgtatataatgaaatattcgaaaaaataaaataaataatagtgaTATCATGCAGTGCTGGGCAATACGTggatattatattgatattgtgatataagACTAGATCGTCTTAGATTCTGAATACTGTAATATCGTCATATGGCATACGTGTTGtctttttctggttttaaaggctgcattacagtaaaatgatgttttattatttgtctttacctgcttagtcattatatccacattactgatgactACTTATAAAAAATCTAattgtgtgaatattttgtgaaagcaccaatcGTAATCCCTGTAATATTTTGGCAATAACGATAtcaaggtatttggtcaaaaatattgtgatatttgattttgtccatatcacccagccctaatatcaagttttgtttttttttgttttttattttttgtttttttgtttttgtggatgtTGGCAGATAGAGGGGGGGTTGCAGTAGAATAAAACccatattatttttatataatgtgGCATTTGTGATGGGATATAAAAACGAAAAACACAagcatataataaaaaatatcacaatacaCAGGAAAATGGCATAAGCTCAAGTTGAAGTAAGCACTCGACACGACGTGTGGTAAAACAAAACGCTCCCAGATGAATTAGGAGTGTTTGAGGACAGGGGTGTTGTATTTGCAGTGAGTTGGTTTTCCATTTTGGGAGAGAGGGGATCATGGTCTCCCCGGGACCCTCAAACCAACAAAGTGTGTCACCGGCTGGAGACGTGGCAGCGCCTCCGGTCATATGATTTTACTTCATACACGAACCCCACCCCGTTATTGCCCACCCTGGAAATGTGTTAATAACACAACGCTGAAATGACTGGTTTCATCCTCTACGAGATTTTAAAAACTCCTGCAAAATACCCCCTGCACAACTCTGCACAAACACCAGACAGAGTATATAGTGGCGGTGACCACCCAAAACAGTGCCATTTTTAGACGTTTACTGCTGACGTTTACAGCGGCTTCAAATAGCTTCCGTTTCACTCTGGTAGTGATTGGACTGTTCTGTACTTACCCAGGGAGAGCGAACACATAGTGGTTGAACAAGTCCGACAATCCACACTTCAATGGAGGAACAGCCCAAAGATCGGGCACAAGACAGGCAATATCACCACCACGGAGAGGACAGAAACTCTATTCAACGTACAACCTGTCTAAACAATGATCAGAGCCACTTCCAGCGCCAGCATCAGGAAACGCAGACGAAGAAAACAGGTTGGGCCATCCGGGAAAAGTTAGCTAACGTTTGGCTAGCCTTAGTCAGCTAATGTCAACGAGCCGACTAGCCGTTTGCTAACTAATGTTATCTCCAGCGTGATTGAGGGCTTTATAGTGATTAATTCAAACTACATGCTGTTGCTCGTACTAATTTCAGTGGAGCTACAGCGGGTGAGCAGCTAACTGAGCAGGCCGACAGTTGGGGGGAGAAACCAGCCGTTAACTTAACGTTAGCCAGTCGGCTAGCTGACGCTGCGTGACAGTTGTCGCTGGTGGTGCTTTGACATATCGGGGATTGACCTTGTGCGCCGGTTTCACCAATTTTTCCTCTGCAAATGCaactaaatcattttttaaaaccgCCCGTAGTGTCATCGTGTGCTGCGAACGTACTAACTGTTACATGTGCATGGCTGTTTCGCCGCCAGTAGTTGCAGATGTGTGTAATTCATTTCAGCATGCTTGTGTCCAGTTCAGGAAAAACGAGCCGGCTCCCGAGCTGCCATTTCCTGTCGGCCATGTTACAACATCCCTGCGAGCTAATGCTATAGTTATATGGCTggttagggtttttttttgtacagccACGGTACTTTGTCGTCCATTTGCCTACTTGGGTTGCTGCTAGTGTGCGGTAGCTATCTTGTGGCACACCCAGCTACCGGTGCCAGGATGTGTTAACGCCTAACAAGCTGCTGGTTAGTTGACATTAGCTAACGCTAGCCATCCCCTGACAGGCCTGTTGCATGTTTTTCCAGTCAACATGAAGCCACGCAGCAACTAGATGGCCATttgataaaaaacatattttgctgCGGCTGAACAGACACTGTAACCATCGTCGCTACGTTTGCTAGCAGCTGTAGTGACATGTTTGTTTGCTATGAAGTGAGAAACTGTCCCCGCTGTGTGCAGAagcttgtgtgagtgtgtctacAGACATGAGGGGCAGCACCATTGAATGGGAAGCCCCACGTTGACACAGCACTTCCCATGCCTCCATGCAATGCATAGACCTATTTATGGTTCACTGCCAGTCAAATGTATTTCACAAATGCTGCTGTGAACCATCCAACAAGGCTATTTAATGTCATATCAGATATTCTCAAGATAGTTAATCAGCCAACAGTCCAGCATGCATATGACAGTTGTGAATCATATCACATGTTTATAACCACCCACTCAGCTGATCCCAGAATGGAGATACTGTAGTTAGGGCAACACCATGAGCATAAACTAGCAGTAGTATAATATTTTCTCCTATGATTAGATACttgtcctgtctgtctcactgttTAGGATACAAGTTGATGGACAATATTAACTCACATTTGATAACTATGTTAACTATGAACAGAATAAATTGATTCCTTTCAAACTTGTTTTTGGGGTTTGCAAATGAAACAGCAGTTTAATTCTACGTGGATAGCAGAGACATTTTTAATGCTTGATGCGTCTTTATCGTTTTTCAGGCTCTATGACTTCATGGTCCTGCTTTGCTTATCATTGCATCATGGATACAATACCAAACCTTTTACATAGTACCCCagaatattttatgtaaaatcctTGGATAAATATATTTACCGTAGGGGGtagggaagggaagggaggggagggaagggaggggcATTGTTCTGGCAGTCGAAGCAGTGTTTCTATTATTGCAGTATAAACTGATTTTGTTTCCCCTTTCAGGcaataaaaaagtaaacatcagtgaagaggagggggagaagaaTACACATCTGTCTGATACTGTTGGCATGTCGCATCCCCCCAACAGCAATAGTAACAGACACATAAGTAATACAAATGTGAAGCAGAAGTCGACGCAAAAGCTGTACACGACTGTTCCAAAAGTGAGCAGCAAAGGATTGGACCATAAGAAGAATATGGACCTTAAAAATGACAAGGAAAAGGCCTTGGATTTGAATAATCATGAAGGCCAGCCTTTGGATAAGAAAGACTCTGTGTTGCTTCAAAATGGCGTTGATTTTGGAAACTGTGGCTTAATTACAAATGGCTATTCTAGCAAGGACAATGATGGCAGTGGCTCCGAAGGTGGATATACTACTCCGAAGAAACGCAAGGCCAGATGTAACAACGTCAAGAACACTGATAATGTGATaagagaaaaggagacagaCATGCAGCAGGGCAACACTACACAGGAGCCTGGGGCTTTTAATCTTGAGACAACTGAGAAGGGAGTGACTTCCAGACTTGATGGCTTTAGAGCCGCCCATAAAGTCGAAGCTCAGTCAGCAGCTAGACGGGCTGTTGCCTCAGATGCTTCAGTGGGTGAATCTCAGAGGAAAAACTCTGATGGAAAAACAGTTGGCACCTTTGGTAAAAAGACTGAGGAAAGGCACAAAGCCAAGCTTTCCTCACCTTCAAAAGAGGACTCATGGACTTTGTTCAAGCCCCCTCCAGTATTTCCTGTGGACAATAGCAGTGCTAAAATTGTTCCCAAGATCAGTTATGCAAGTAAAGTAAAAGAGAACCTCAACAAAGTAGCTCAAGGTGGAGGTGAGGCACTGCCTCCACCAGTGAGACTGTCACAGGTCCCTATGTCTGCTATGAAAACTATCACCTCAGCTAGCTTTACTAATGGTCCTGTTTCTGGAAATGGAAACGGCTGCCCATCAGTGGGTACTTTCTTTGCTCCTGCTGCTAGTAGTATTCCACCAGCCCCACCTATCCCAAGTGGCGAGAATGTAGCATCACCTTTGGAAAGTAACTGTAGCTCTACAACCAGTCCTGTAGATGGAGAAGCATATGAGCTTAGAAAGTGTACTCTTTTAATTTACCCTTTAAATATGCAACCTGTGCTCCCTAGTGCTCGTCACCTTGACCCACCGGCTGCTCAGACAAATCAGAAAGCCTTGGTAGACATCTTCCAGAATCCGTGGGGGCTTTCCTTCATCAATGAGCCCAATTTGCGGCCAGAGGGAGGAAGTGGCCAGGTGCCCGCAGAGGACAAAACTACTGTGGTCACACCTCAAAGCGATAGTCAGGCTGTCGCAGCCAAGGCTGCCCAGCCCTGCTTTGAAGCTAGCCCGTCTTTCTTACAGCCAGGCACGTTGGCTCAAGACCCCGAGAAAAGGACTTGCGTCCCTTGCGATGCGTCTAATGCTTGTTCTCCTGCTTGTGTGatgagtgaggaggaggacaagCTGCAGCCATGTGgccaggaaaagacaaaagcTGAGGCTAAGAGTGCAGGTTCTGCTGTGTCTGCCCCCAGTAAAGACAACGGTGCTAAGCCTGCACAGGGCCAGATAACCACAGTGTTGTTTGGCTCATCTAAAGAACAGGCCCACTCTAAAGACATTGGCAGAAGGTGTAGCTCGGGGTCCTTTGATGTTAAAGCTGCTGTCACTTATCACACTAAAGGTAACTTTGATTAATGATCTACTCAATTTATCAAATTATTTGTATAACCGTTAAGCTCTGTCAAGTCTCCAGAGAGACCAATTGATGAAACAGTAAGTTCAAAAAATCTGCATTGCATTTCCTGAAAGTGTGTTTCACCATCTATGAATACTGaactaacatgttttttttccctcatcagAAATGGAATTCATTTACAACTTGCAAAAACAAGGTAAACTAAAGTTGTTactttttctctatttattgTTACATACGGGTCACTTCACATCGTTCATGATGGTGAGAGATCCTCAGAGCCGGACCAGCAGTCATATTCATAAATGTGCAGCACTAGTTCACAAGCACATCAGTGTTTTGGTCGTGATCCAAAAGGAATGCAGTTGTGGAGAAACAGAagagcttttttgtttgtttctcacttcaattaaattaaaatgactgaGTGTGACTTACTGCTAATGGATGGTCCTCTGGTGGTACAGTCATTAGCCCAATGATGTTTGGGGCTACATTCACTAAATATCCAACCACAAGCTAGTCACACGATACCCCAGGGCTGGGCGTGGTAAATACTCGTGCCAATACCATAACTAC
Proteins encoded in this region:
- the nufip2 gene encoding nuclear fragile X mental retardation-interacting protein 2, whose amino-acid sequence is MEEQPKDRAQDRQYHHHGEDRNSIQRTTCLNNDQSHFQRQHQETQTKKTGNKKVNISEEEGEKNTHLSDTVGMSHPPNSNSNRHISNTNVKQKSTQKLYTTVPKVSSKGLDHKKNMDLKNDKEKALDLNNHEGQPLDKKDSVLLQNGVDFGNCGLITNGYSSKDNDGSGSEGGYTTPKKRKARCNNVKNTDNVIREKETDMQQGNTTQEPGAFNLETTEKGVTSRLDGFRAAHKVEAQSAARRAVASDASVGESQRKNSDGKTVGTFGKKTEERHKAKLSSPSKEDSWTLFKPPPVFPVDNSSAKIVPKISYASKVKENLNKVAQGGGEALPPPVRLSQVPMSAMKTITSASFTNGPVSGNGNGCPSVGTFFAPAASSIPPAPPIPSGENVASPLESNCSSTTSPVDGEAYELRKCTLLIYPLNMQPVLPSARHLDPPAAQTNQKALVDIFQNPWGLSFINEPNLRPEGGSGQVPAEDKTTVVTPQSDSQAVAAKAAQPCFEASPSFLQPGTLAQDPEKRTCVPCDASNACSPACVMSEEEDKLQPCGQEKTKAEAKSAGSAVSAPSKDNGAKPAQGQITTVLFGSSKEQAHSKDIGRRCSSGSFDVKAAVTYHTKEMEFIYNLQKQDPKRVVVYDVTKDGPDQ